TTAAAGGTGATATCCCTAAGAAGATAGCAACATCTGAAGCCCCAAAAACTGTTGCTAATAATAATAATATCTTCTTACTCTTCTCTTCAGAATATACACCCATTAATTTCTGTGAAAAGTATCCAATATTTAAGCCTAAGATTATCCCTCCAACTATCTTAACTAAGGGTATTAAAAAGGAGTTAAAGATAGAATAGTGTAGTACTGGTGATACACTGATTAAAGCAATTGGCTTGACAAAGCTGAAGATAATAATAGCTAAGGCTTCATCAAGGGCTAAAACAATCAATAAGGTCGAGGTCAACTCTCCTCTAGCCTTATACTCCTTTAATACCAAAACTGTAGCAGCTGGAGCTGTTGCTGTAGCTATCGCTCCTAAGAGTAGTGAGAAGAATAATGGTTTACCAATTATCAGCATAGAGGTAGTTACCAAGGCAAAGGTAGCCAAAGATTCGATCAACACAATCAAAGCAAACTCTAATTCTAGCTTCTTTAAAATCTTTAAATTAAGCTCACTACCAATGATAAAGGAGATAAAGGATACCGCTAAAATGATTACATAATCAAAGGAATGGATTAGATAAGAGTACCATTCCTTATGTTCTGCCGATAAGAAAGGAGCTTTTTTAATAAAGCCAATACTAAATAAAATCCCTACTAAGATATCACCAACTACACTAGGAATTTTAAGCTTTTTAGTGATAACATGGGCAATAAAAGCAGCTATAAATAAGATTCCAACGATATAAATAATTTTATCACTTAAATGTTCTAACATAAATAATCTACTTAATTCATGTAAATTATCAATTGATTTAAATTCCATAGAATTACCTCCAGACTAAAAGAAGATAGTTATCTCTACTAATTTCAAATTTTTTAGGATAGGTTAGTTTCTTAATATGAAACTCTGTTTCGATTATAATTTGGTTTAATTATATAGTAATTATAAGACTTTTTCAATATCTTTTAAGTGTTAATCTTGAAGGGGAAATTGACTTTTCTTAAATCATATTCCCCAGAATATAGAGATAAAAAGAGGGACTATGACTGCTAAGATGATTTCTAAAGGTGCTCCTACACGTATAAAATCACGGAATTTATATCCTCCTGGACCATAAATCATTAAATTGGTCTGATATCCAATTGGACTTGAAAAAGCAGCACTAGCTGCAAAGGTTACTGCTAACACAAAGGCAAAGGGATTAGCTCCTATTTGATGGGCTGCATTGACTGCTACAGGAATCATCAGTACTGCCGTTGCATTATTACTGATAACATTAGTCAATAAGACTGTAAAGTAATAGAAAATGCCTAGTATTACAACTGGTGGAAAGATGCCAGTTACTCTTAACAATTGATTAGCTATAAATTGTGCAGTCCCAGTCTGCTCAATTGTTACACCTAAAGGAATTAAACCAGCTAACAAAAAAACTACCTCCCAATTTATTGCTTCATAAACCTCCTTGGGTTTAACCAAATCACTAGCAACCATTGCAATTACTCCAGCTAAAGTAGCAATAGCAATCGAAATAATCTTCATTGAAGCTAGACCAATTACAGCAGCTAAGATCCCTAGTGCTAAACAGATCTTAGAAGGACTATAATTAGTTTCTTCTAAATCA
This genomic window from Orenia metallireducens contains:
- a CDS encoding cation:proton antiporter — encoded protein: MEFKSIDNLHELSRLFMLEHLSDKIIYIVGILFIAAFIAHVITKKLKIPSVVGDILVGILFSIGFIKKAPFLSAEHKEWYSYLIHSFDYVIILAVSFISFIIGSELNLKILKKLELEFALIVLIESLATFALVTTSMLIIGKPLFFSLLLGAIATATAPAATVLVLKEYKARGELTSTLLIVLALDEALAIIIFSFVKPIALISVSPVLHYSIFNSFLIPLVKIVGGIILGLNIGYFSQKLMGVYSEEKSKKILLLLATVFGASDVAIFLGISPLITNLSIGFAFRNFSKKYLGISEIIDTLSLPLHTVFFILAGTQIEFHNITSKSFLLVALVYTLARMLGKVGGASLGAFLSKAPTNVTRYIGLGLLPQIGVSIDLAYNVQHQFVHFSDVGQFILNIILFTTIITEILGAIGTEYALSKSGEMRT